One stretch of Rhizobium rhizoryzae DNA includes these proteins:
- a CDS encoding adenine deaminase, with the protein MTRPFELMDLNLPELRRRAVQAARGEVPFDCLLKGGTVLDVITGERRLGDVGLVGPLIASVHEPGRFENAASVVNATGTFIAPGLIDTHMHIESSMVTPAAYAQAVVPRGVTTVVWDPHEFGNVVGIAGVNWAADAVIDLPLRVMLLAPSSVPSAPGLERAGADFDATVLEDLLARQEIAGIAEMMNMRGIIEGDARMEGIIQAGLTTRKLVCGHARGLSGPDLQAFVTAGVSSDHELVSADDLLEKLRAGLTIELRGSHDHLLPEFVAALNRLGHLPQTVTLCTDDVFPDDLHKGGGLDDVVRRLVRYGMRPEWALQAATINAARRLERQDLGVIAPGRRADLVLFEDLESFEARRVFVSGREVAAGGALLQPALEASSEILQGTVKLCHLSPDDFRVAVDSPDARQVKIATIDRPRFTQWGEAIADVVDAHVVPPEGTTLISVIHRHGLAEPIVRTGFLTGWGDWRGAFASTVSHDSHNLTVFGRNPVDMAVAANAVIDAGGGLAVVSDGIVQALLPLPLGGLVSQAHLGEVAAQFSAVRQAMDGIVDWQPPYLVFKACFGATLACNAGPHQTDLGIADVETGRLLPSPILQIF; encoded by the coding sequence ATGACCCGCCCCTTTGAACTGATGGATCTCAACCTGCCGGAACTGCGTCGCAGGGCGGTGCAGGCTGCGCGTGGAGAGGTGCCCTTCGACTGTCTCCTGAAAGGCGGTACGGTTCTCGACGTCATTACCGGCGAGAGACGGCTAGGCGATGTCGGGCTTGTCGGTCCCCTGATCGCAAGTGTCCATGAACCGGGTCGGTTCGAAAACGCCGCTTCCGTTGTCAATGCCACTGGAACCTTCATTGCTCCGGGCCTGATCGACACGCATATGCATATCGAAAGCTCGATGGTGACACCCGCTGCCTATGCCCAGGCCGTCGTGCCACGGGGCGTGACCACAGTGGTCTGGGACCCGCATGAGTTCGGTAATGTCGTGGGAATAGCCGGTGTGAACTGGGCGGCCGATGCGGTGATCGATCTTCCGCTTCGTGTCATGCTGCTTGCGCCATCGTCCGTGCCATCCGCGCCGGGACTGGAGCGGGCAGGTGCCGATTTCGACGCGACCGTGCTGGAGGATCTGCTCGCCCGGCAGGAGATTGCCGGTATCGCCGAAATGATGAACATGCGCGGCATCATCGAAGGCGATGCCCGTATGGAGGGCATCATCCAGGCTGGCCTTACGACGCGCAAGCTTGTCTGCGGCCATGCGCGTGGGCTGTCCGGACCCGATCTTCAGGCATTCGTCACGGCAGGCGTTTCGTCCGACCACGAACTCGTTTCCGCCGATGACCTCCTGGAAAAGCTGCGCGCCGGTTTGACGATCGAGCTACGGGGAAGCCACGATCATCTGCTGCCGGAATTCGTTGCCGCGCTCAATCGGCTGGGGCATTTGCCGCAAACGGTGACGCTGTGTACCGACGACGTCTTTCCCGATGACCTTCACAAGGGCGGTGGACTGGACGATGTCGTCCGACGGCTGGTCCGCTATGGCATGAGACCGGAATGGGCGCTGCAGGCTGCGACAATCAATGCTGCACGCCGGCTCGAACGGCAGGATCTCGGCGTGATTGCGCCGGGTCGCCGTGCCGATCTCGTGCTGTTCGAGGACCTTGAGAGCTTCGAAGCGCGTCGTGTTTTCGTTTCCGGGCGCGAAGTGGCGGCCGGAGGTGCGCTGCTTCAGCCCGCTCTCGAGGCATCGAGCGAAATTCTGCAGGGGACTGTCAAGCTTTGCCACCTGTCGCCGGATGATTTCCGAGTTGCAGTCGACAGTCCCGATGCGCGGCAGGTGAAAATTGCCACGATCGATCGTCCGCGCTTCACGCAGTGGGGAGAAGCGATCGCCGACGTGGTTGATGCTCACGTTGTCCCGCCCGAGGGAACGACGCTGATCTCGGTCATCCATCGTCATGGATTGGCCGAGCCGATCGTACGAACGGGCTTCCTCACCGGCTGGGGGGATTGGCGGGGCGCCTTTGCATCCACCGTCTCTCACGATAGTCACAATCTGACGGTTTTCGGGCGCAATCCTGTCGATATGGCGGTTGCGGCCAATGCTGTCATCGACGCCGGTGGTGGCCTGGCGGTTGTTTCAGACGGCATCGTGCAGGCGTTGCTTCCGCTTCCGCTGGGCGGACTTGTGTCGCAGGCCCATCTCGGCGAGGTTGCCGCGCAGTTTTCCGCAGTCCGGCAGGCCATGGATGGAATTGTCGACTGGCAACCGCCTTATCTGGTCTTTAAAGCCTGCTTTGGTGCGACGCTCGCGTGTAACGCAGGTCCGCACCAGACGGATCTCGGGATCGCCGATGTTGAGACCGGGCGTCTCCTGCCTTCCCCGATCCTTCAGATTTTTTGA
- a CDS encoding response regulator, translated as MAMVEKRAERILIVDDDPRIRQMVTRYFEDEGFVVHGAADGNGMRKALADHTIDLILLDLVLPQSEDGLALAREVRAGSDVPIVMLTGRDDVLDRIIGLEVGADDYIPKPFHLREVLARVRSILRRRKPAEPAQSHADPGQTLEFDGWRLEIHRRRLLNPDQQEIELTTGEFDMLTVMIRNAGRVLTREMLMDQTRGRQFDAYDRAIDAQIARLRKKIEPNPAQPTFIRSVRGVGYIFTGENNG; from the coding sequence ATGGCGATGGTGGAGAAGCGTGCGGAACGGATTCTCATCGTGGATGATGATCCGCGTATCCGTCAGATGGTAACGCGCTATTTCGAAGACGAAGGCTTCGTGGTCCATGGCGCCGCAGACGGCAACGGCATGCGCAAGGCGCTTGCCGACCACACTATCGATCTCATTCTGCTCGATCTGGTGCTACCGCAGAGCGAGGACGGGCTGGCGCTGGCGCGGGAAGTCAGGGCAGGCTCCGATGTGCCGATCGTGATGCTGACAGGCCGCGATGACGTACTGGACCGGATCATCGGACTTGAGGTCGGCGCCGATGACTATATTCCCAAGCCCTTCCATCTTCGCGAAGTGCTTGCGCGGGTACGAAGCATCCTGCGAAGGCGCAAACCGGCGGAACCTGCACAGAGCCACGCGGACCCAGGCCAGACACTTGAATTTGACGGATGGCGGCTGGAAATCCACCGCCGACGCCTTCTCAATCCGGACCAGCAGGAAATCGAGCTGACGACCGGTGAGTTTGACATGCTGACCGTCATGATCCGCAATGCAGGCCGCGTGCTGACGCGTGAAATGCTGATGGATCAGACGCGCGGTCGGCAATTCGATGCCTATGATCGGGCTATCGACGCCCAGATTGCGCGCTTACGCAAGAAGATCGAGCCCAACCCGGCGCAGCCCACCTTCATTCGTTCGGTTCGTGGCGTCGGTTACATCTTCACCGGTGAGAACAACGGCTGA
- a CDS encoding Crp/Fnr family transcriptional regulator: MFSTASTTQATIAAMATMKPQLATMEELFSTSPRETLDVGEGLFWEGDRAQHIFEITEGVLRIFKIIADGRRVITGFLYAGDMVGLSLKNVYLYSAEAVTPVKVRRLTRKAFQDAIENSPELRPQLFALMCDEMAAAQDQMVLLSRKSAEERLCSFLMMLGQRQSGQTQMPRTVELAMSRQDMADYLGLTIETVSRTVTKLIQRGIITPNGRHAFDVTKPGKLLALCGDGDSYEDLGDRAVKTRQAVWPH, encoded by the coding sequence ATGTTTTCGACAGCTTCCACCACACAGGCGACGATTGCGGCCATGGCAACCATGAAGCCGCAACTGGCAACGATGGAAGAGCTGTTTTCTACTTCCCCGCGCGAGACGCTGGATGTGGGCGAAGGCCTGTTCTGGGAAGGCGACCGCGCGCAGCACATTTTCGAAATCACGGAAGGCGTATTGCGTATCTTCAAGATCATTGCCGACGGGCGCCGCGTCATTACCGGCTTCCTGTACGCTGGCGACATGGTGGGTCTGTCGCTCAAGAATGTCTACCTCTACAGCGCGGAAGCGGTCACGCCGGTCAAGGTTCGTCGCCTGACACGAAAGGCGTTTCAGGATGCGATCGAGAATTCGCCAGAGCTTCGTCCGCAGCTTTTTGCGCTGATGTGCGATGAGATGGCGGCAGCTCAGGACCAGATGGTGCTTCTCTCGCGAAAGAGTGCCGAGGAACGTCTCTGCAGCTTCCTGATGATGCTCGGTCAGCGCCAGTCCGGGCAGACCCAGATGCCAAGGACCGTTGAACTGGCCATGAGCCGTCAGGACATGGCCGATTATCTCGGGCTGACCATCGAAACGGTATCACGTACCGTCACCAAGCTTATCCAGCGCGGCATCATCACGCCGAACGGTCGCCATGCTTTCGACGTCACCAAGCCGGGAAAACTTCTTGCGCTGTGCGGTGATGGCGATAGTTATGAGGACTTGGGGGATCGTGCCGTCAAAACCCGGCAGGCGGTATGGCCCCACTGA
- a CDS encoding hybrid sensor histidine kinase/response regulator, which translates to MAEFRTPDTGAVNSAGLLSLLDPVNLIVHTAQGVISDWSTGSAALFGWTRDEVIGLHVTELLSPKPGVSLEDIASSIRADGSWKSNLEYRHKDGHTISVLSRWIPFGRDEDGTDLFLQFNEDFRAAATIQENLAAREAHFRSILQTVPEAMVVIDEVGTITSFSTTAEDLFGYEAHEVEGRNVRMLMPTPDRDNHDNYIRNYLRTGQRRIIGLGRVVKGLRKDGSTFPMELAVGEAISSGKRIFTGFIRDLTSRHKIEEELRQSQKMEAIGQLTGGLAHDFNNLLTIISGNLEMLEMRVRDPKAQVLLREAQGATDDGAKLTGQLLAFGRRQPLNPRLTDLGQMISSFSELIRRTIGDQVELRTVIRAGENEALVDGPQLQNALLNLTLNARDAMPGGGLLTIEVSRSHLDFDYAQMYPQLRAGDYVLVSVTDTGMGMTDEVKQRAFEPFFTTKTMGAGTGLGLSMVYGFVRQSGGHIQIYSEPGQGTSIRLFLPAVQGAVATGHAEDISAPVMDYPGGDEVILAVEDDPRVRRVAVARLESMGYKVHEASNGVEALDVLEKHDDIALVFTDISMPGMSGDQLAEHVRERWPDIRILFTSGYAEPEVAGKELAADESWLKKPYTARELAVQLRALLD; encoded by the coding sequence ATGGCAGAGTTTCGAACCCCCGACACCGGCGCGGTTAACAGTGCGGGTTTGTTGTCGCTGCTCGATCCGGTCAATCTCATCGTTCATACCGCGCAAGGCGTGATCAGCGACTGGAGCACGGGAAGTGCTGCGCTCTTCGGATGGACACGCGACGAGGTCATCGGCCTGCATGTCACCGAGCTTCTATCACCGAAGCCCGGTGTTTCGCTTGAGGATATCGCGTCTTCGATCCGAGCGGACGGATCGTGGAAATCCAATCTCGAATATCGTCACAAGGACGGCCATACGATTTCGGTGCTCAGCCGCTGGATACCGTTCGGACGCGATGAGGACGGCACGGATCTCTTCCTGCAGTTCAACGAGGATTTTCGCGCAGCCGCCACGATCCAGGAAAACCTCGCGGCGCGAGAAGCGCATTTCCGCTCGATCCTCCAGACCGTGCCGGAAGCCATGGTGGTCATCGACGAGGTGGGTACCATCACCTCCTTCAGCACGACCGCGGAAGATCTTTTCGGTTACGAAGCGCATGAGGTCGAAGGCCGCAACGTGCGCATGTTGATGCCGACGCCCGACCGCGACAATCATGACAATTATATCCGCAACTATCTGCGGACCGGACAGCGCCGCATCATCGGCCTGGGTCGGGTGGTGAAGGGGCTGCGCAAGGACGGATCTACCTTCCCGATGGAACTGGCGGTCGGTGAGGCGATTTCCAGTGGCAAGCGCATCTTTACCGGCTTCATCCGCGACCTCACGAGCAGGCACAAGATCGAGGAGGAACTGCGGCAATCCCAGAAGATGGAGGCCATCGGCCAGCTGACGGGTGGTCTGGCGCATGACTTCAACAACCTGCTCACCATCATCAGCGGCAATCTGGAAATGCTGGAAATGCGGGTGCGCGATCCCAAGGCGCAGGTTCTGCTGCGAGAAGCGCAGGGCGCGACCGATGACGGGGCAAAGTTGACAGGACAACTGCTTGCATTCGGCCGCCGCCAGCCGCTCAATCCGCGCCTGACCGATCTGGGGCAGATGATTTCCAGCTTCTCGGAACTGATCCGCCGCACCATCGGGGACCAAGTGGAATTGCGCACGGTTATCCGGGCCGGGGAAAACGAGGCGCTGGTTGACGGACCACAGCTTCAGAACGCGCTTTTGAACCTCACTCTCAATGCCCGTGACGCCATGCCGGGTGGCGGACTGCTGACCATCGAGGTGAGCCGCAGCCATCTGGATTTTGACTATGCGCAAATGTACCCGCAGCTTCGGGCGGGCGATTATGTACTGGTGTCGGTCACCGATACCGGGATGGGCATGACGGATGAAGTCAAACAGCGCGCCTTTGAGCCATTCTTTACGACCAAGACCATGGGGGCTGGTACAGGGCTTGGTCTCAGCATGGTCTACGGTTTCGTCCGGCAGTCTGGCGGACATATCCAGATCTACAGCGAGCCGGGTCAGGGAACCAGCATCCGGTTGTTTTTGCCTGCCGTGCAAGGAGCCGTTGCAACCGGCCATGCGGAAGACATATCCGCGCCAGTCATGGACTATCCGGGCGGTGATGAGGTCATTCTGGCGGTCGAGGATGATCCGCGTGTTCGTCGCGTTGCCGTGGCCCGGCTCGAAAGCATGGGCTACAAGGTCCATGAAGCATCAAACGGTGTCGAAGCACTCGACGTACTGGAAAAGCACGACGATATCGCTCTCGTCTTCACCGATATTTCGATGCCCGGAATGTCGGGAGATCAGCTGGCGGAACATGTGCGTGAGCGATGGCCCGACATCCGCATTCTCTTTACATCGGGCTATGCCGAGCCCGAGGTGGCTGGCAAAGAACTTGCGGCTGACGAAAGTTGGCTGAAAAAGCCCTATACGGCGCGCGAACTTGCCGTGCAGCTTCGCGCCCTGCTGGACTGA
- a CDS encoding sensor domain-containing phosphodiesterase, which yields MPGKQHGHGRSRLRRELIEEFRLGDSSPDLFSRSLCDFIANFCSAPIAYISLIDDKTQIIQASVGADLKKMPREDSICNLTVEGGSPLVILDTETDDRVKDLPIVTGDPSIRFYAGAPLKTFSGETMGALCIADTRARTEFSTSDYERLQQAARLLMNHYEERREGFPGQTAASFINATELSMISVDRQGRIQFVNNSLLKLLGYERGQLIGRDVEIIIPMRFRASHHQSFEQLSDKKGPLLDGKTVEVFARRSDGSEIPIEITLSAWNDAAGMGIGAIINDISERRERDKRLLRLANQDPVTGFNTRHRFEELIDQHCQTHVAGTLLLIELDGLKETGDRLGQDIFDTLLQNIAVRLPRVLAKESVIARLGEEQIGLLVQSAQTFEEAHVLAQAVMEEMVLPFDLGSMKLKLGAALGYALRQDTANAREWMANADFALAHARKTGGNSAIAYEGHVEQTSQQRRVARDELLEALRKQQFVLHYQPQVLLETGELSGIEALIRWQHPEKGLLMPGHFLPALEQSALSLDVGAWVMNEAIRQLGTWVAKGLPPIKMGMNLFPSQMRGSDLPAQVSRLSREHGVDPRWLELEITETATLEDEGRAYELISELRELGIGIAFDDFGTGYASLGSLQRYPITTLKIDRGFVRDLLTRQRDSAITRALIMLSHDLGLKTIAEGVETLDQQIALRLMGCDYGQGYLYGKALPAADIEAMLASRAKPPAKQARRKT from the coding sequence ATGCCGGGCAAGCAACATGGACACGGGCGGTCACGTCTGCGCAGGGAACTGATCGAAGAGTTCCGGCTGGGCGATTCGAGCCCTGATCTGTTTTCCCGCTCCCTGTGCGACTTCATTGCGAACTTCTGCAGTGCTCCGATCGCCTACATTTCCTTGATCGATGACAAGACGCAGATCATCCAGGCAAGCGTCGGCGCAGACCTGAAAAAGATGCCGCGCGAGGACAGCATCTGCAATCTGACAGTCGAAGGAGGCAGCCCTCTCGTCATCCTCGACACCGAGACCGATGACAGGGTGAAGGATCTTCCGATCGTGACGGGTGATCCCTCTATACGCTTTTATGCCGGCGCTCCGTTGAAAACCTTCAGCGGCGAGACGATGGGCGCGCTCTGTATTGCCGACACCCGGGCGAGAACGGAATTTTCAACGTCGGATTATGAGCGTCTGCAACAGGCTGCGCGCCTGTTGATGAACCACTATGAAGAGCGCCGCGAGGGTTTTCCGGGCCAGACCGCTGCAAGCTTCATCAATGCGACCGAACTCTCCATGATCTCCGTGGATCGTCAGGGCCGTATCCAGTTCGTCAACAACAGTCTGCTCAAATTGTTGGGCTATGAGCGTGGGCAGTTGATCGGCAGAGACGTCGAAATCATTATTCCCATGCGGTTTCGTGCCTCCCATCATCAGAGTTTTGAACAACTGTCCGACAAGAAAGGTCCACTTCTTGATGGCAAGACGGTGGAGGTGTTCGCACGGCGGAGCGACGGAAGCGAGATTCCGATCGAAATTACGCTTTCGGCATGGAACGATGCAGCCGGCATGGGGATCGGCGCCATTATCAACGACATTTCGGAACGGAGGGAACGCGACAAGCGTCTCCTGCGCCTTGCGAACCAGGATCCAGTCACCGGTTTCAATACCCGTCACCGCTTCGAGGAACTGATCGATCAGCATTGCCAGACACATGTTGCAGGTACACTTTTACTGATCGAACTGGACGGCCTGAAGGAAACGGGAGACCGGCTCGGCCAGGACATCTTTGATACGCTGCTCCAGAATATCGCCGTGCGCCTGCCGCGCGTTCTGGCCAAGGAAAGCGTTATTGCAAGGCTTGGCGAGGAACAGATTGGTCTGCTCGTTCAATCGGCTCAGACCTTTGAAGAAGCGCACGTTCTGGCCCAGGCAGTCATGGAGGAGATGGTTCTCCCCTTTGATCTGGGGTCCATGAAGCTGAAGCTCGGAGCCGCGCTCGGTTATGCCTTGCGCCAGGATACGGCAAATGCCCGTGAGTGGATGGCGAATGCGGATTTCGCATTGGCGCATGCGCGAAAGACAGGCGGCAACAGCGCCATCGCCTATGAGGGCCATGTTGAGCAGACATCGCAGCAGCGCCGTGTGGCTCGAGACGAGCTGCTGGAAGCGCTGCGCAAGCAGCAATTCGTGTTGCACTACCAGCCGCAGGTACTCCTGGAAACCGGCGAACTCTCAGGCATCGAAGCGCTGATCCGCTGGCAGCATCCCGAAAAAGGTCTGTTGATGCCCGGGCACTTCTTGCCAGCCCTGGAGCAGAGCGCCCTCAGTCTCGATGTTGGCGCGTGGGTCATGAACGAAGCGATCCGTCAACTGGGTACCTGGGTCGCCAAGGGATTGCCACCGATCAAGATGGGCATGAACCTGTTTCCGTCGCAAATGCGCGGAAGCGATCTTCCGGCACAGGTCAGCCGTCTTTCGCGTGAGCATGGCGTGGATCCTCGCTGGCTGGAGCTGGAAATCACGGAAACCGCCACGCTGGAGGATGAAGGCAGAGCCTACGAACTGATCAGTGAGTTGCGTGAACTGGGCATCGGCATCGCGTTCGACGATTTCGGCACCGGCTATGCCTCGCTCGGCTCTCTCCAGCGCTATCCGATCACAACGCTGAAGATCGACCGTGGCTTTGTGCGCGATCTTTTGACACGCCAGAGAGATTCGGCAATCACACGCGCGCTCATCATGCTGAGCCACGATCTGGGTCTGAAGACGATTGCGGAAGGCGTCGAAACGCTGGATCAGCAGATTGCCCTGCGCTTGATGGGCTGCGATTACGGCCAGGGCTATCTCTACGGAAAAGCCCTTCCCGCGGCAGATATCGAGGCCATGCTTGCCTCACGCGCCAAGCCGCCAGCCAAGCAGGCCCGCCGAAAGACCTGA
- a CDS encoding ABC transporter ATP-binding protein/permease, whose translation MASIETKTSQIDPDTGYPPFTFGGQLRMMAGAFWSSQVRNKVLLLIVGLLTIILTTVYAQYRLNYWNTPFYNALEQRDLDGFFEQLKVFFIIAGSLLVLNVIQAWLNQMTALFMREGLTRDLVDQWMHPRRALRLASLGKIGVNPDQRLHEDARNLAELTTTLAIGLVNATILLASFIGVLWVLSADFAFTFNGRQIAIPGYMVWAALLYAGSASMLSNYVGRKLPTLNTQRYSQEAELRFTMMRTNENMLAITLTNGEDSERRRIQQAISEVLAIIRRLAFAYTNLTWVSAGFGWLTTIAPILIAAPVYFSGGLSFGGLMMAVGAFNQVNTALRWYIDNFRPIADWKAALYRVSVFRRALIDLDNEHAEPETLTVEEDEAEQLTLKDLLLSPRPNSSGGDRGLRLDGEYVILPGERIMVNGDPRANRRLLFQAIAGLWPWGKGTIRLPKSGSMLLVPQKGFFPDATLEEVLTYPMPVATYTPDAMGNALEAVGLHRLTEKLSARERWERVLQEDDQMRLRIANALLVKPRWIVLDDAFEALETETQSELLAILNTMSEAAIIYVGRSETFLPSSTRLIHLQPY comes from the coding sequence ATGGCAAGTATCGAGACGAAAACATCGCAGATAGACCCGGATACGGGTTACCCGCCCTTCACATTTGGCGGCCAATTGAGAATGATGGCTGGCGCATTCTGGTCGTCTCAAGTCAGAAACAAGGTGCTTTTGCTGATCGTTGGACTTCTGACGATCATTCTGACCACTGTCTATGCGCAATACCGTCTGAATTACTGGAACACGCCGTTCTACAATGCGCTTGAGCAACGTGATCTCGACGGTTTTTTCGAGCAATTGAAGGTCTTCTTCATCATCGCCGGTTCTTTGCTTGTGCTGAACGTCATCCAGGCCTGGCTGAACCAGATGACGGCACTGTTCATGCGCGAAGGATTGACGCGAGACCTCGTCGATCAGTGGATGCATCCGCGAAGGGCCCTGAGACTGGCAAGCCTCGGCAAGATCGGGGTCAACCCGGATCAGCGGCTTCATGAGGATGCGCGCAATCTCGCGGAACTGACGACGACGCTTGCCATCGGGCTGGTCAACGCCACCATCCTTCTGGCCAGTTTCATCGGTGTCCTCTGGGTGCTTTCGGCCGATTTCGCCTTCACCTTCAACGGTCGGCAGATCGCCATTCCAGGCTATATGGTCTGGGCAGCTCTACTCTATGCGGGCTCTGCGTCGATGCTCAGCAACTATGTTGGCCGCAAGCTGCCGACACTGAACACGCAGCGCTACTCCCAGGAAGCCGAGCTGCGCTTCACCATGATGCGGACCAACGAAAACATGCTGGCGATTACGCTGACCAATGGCGAAGACAGCGAGCGGCGGCGGATCCAGCAGGCCATCAGCGAAGTTCTCGCCATCATCCGGCGGCTGGCCTTCGCCTATACCAATCTGACATGGGTTTCTGCCGGGTTCGGCTGGCTCACCACCATCGCACCGATCCTGATTGCGGCACCGGTCTATTTCAGTGGCGGCCTTTCCTTTGGCGGTCTGATGATGGCGGTCGGTGCGTTCAACCAGGTCAACACGGCGCTGCGCTGGTATATCGATAACTTCCGTCCGATTGCCGACTGGAAAGCCGCTCTCTATCGCGTTTCGGTGTTTCGAAGGGCGTTGATCGATCTCGACAACGAGCATGCAGAACCGGAAACATTGACTGTTGAAGAGGATGAGGCGGAGCAACTGACCCTGAAGGATCTGCTCCTGTCGCCAAGACCCAACAGCTCCGGTGGTGACCGTGGGCTGCGGCTCGACGGAGAATATGTGATCTTGCCCGGTGAACGGATCATGGTGAACGGCGATCCGCGAGCCAACCGCCGCCTCTTGTTCCAGGCGATTGCCGGGCTGTGGCCCTGGGGCAAGGGAACGATCCGCCTGCCGAAATCCGGCTCGATGCTCCTGGTCCCGCAGAAGGGGTTCTTCCCGGACGCAACTCTGGAGGAAGTTCTCACCTACCCGATGCCGGTCGCCACCTACACGCCGGACGCGATGGGCAATGCACTTGAAGCAGTCGGCCTCCACCGATTGACGGAAAAGTTGTCGGCTCGCGAAAGATGGGAGCGTGTCCTGCAGGAAGATGATCAGATGCGCCTTCGCATCGCAAATGCTCTGCTGGTCAAGCCGCGATGGATTGTTCTTGATGATGCGTTCGAGGCACTGGAAACGGAAACCCAGTCCGAACTCCTTGCAATCCTGAATACAATGTCGGAGGCGGCAATCATCTATGTCGGACGGTCAGAGACATTTCTGCCAAGTTCAACACGACTGATACATCTTCAGCCCTACTAG
- a CDS encoding pyridoxal phosphate-dependent aminotransferase, whose protein sequence is MRYASITDRLADLGSGRWALHATARRMKAEGQPIIELTIGEPDLPPHEDLLAECSRAMYAGRTRYSNGRGEPAVLKALIAKYSKRRPGVSEKNFLCFPGTQSALYAVMMGLAEAGDGVLVGDPLYATYEGVIASTGAHLIPVPLRPEHRFHMQAEDLERAVTPEARVLLLNTPHNPTGAVLTGQEIAAIGAICKKHDLWIVCDEVYEQLIFGDAFASPFDMPELAERTIVVSSISKSHAAPGFRSGWAAGPEEFCEKLLPVSETMLFGVQPFISDMTALALSRPFETAGIMRDNYSRRAEIVQKTLAGSNLLKPMMPEGGMFVVVDVTATGLGGADYAWELLRKEQVAVMPGSSFGHQAAGFIRISLTVPDDVLEEAVRRMANLAGRLAAMPAEERAHLGA, encoded by the coding sequence GTGCGCTATGCATCCATAACCGATCGTCTTGCGGATCTCGGCTCAGGCCGCTGGGCTCTGCACGCCACGGCCAGACGCATGAAGGCGGAGGGGCAGCCCATCATTGAGCTCACCATTGGTGAACCCGATCTGCCGCCGCACGAAGATCTGCTCGCCGAATGCTCGCGAGCCATGTATGCAGGCCGCACCCGCTATTCGAACGGACGCGGCGAGCCTGCCGTTCTGAAAGCCCTGATCGCGAAATATTCGAAGCGGCGACCCGGTGTCAGCGAAAAGAACTTCCTCTGCTTTCCGGGCACACAATCGGCACTTTACGCGGTCATGATGGGACTGGCAGAAGCTGGTGATGGAGTTCTGGTCGGCGACCCGCTCTATGCGACCTATGAAGGCGTAATCGCCTCGACGGGTGCGCATCTCATCCCCGTTCCCCTGCGGCCTGAGCACCGCTTCCACATGCAGGCTGAGGATCTGGAGCGTGCAGTCACGCCGGAAGCCCGCGTCCTTCTTCTCAATACGCCGCACAACCCGACCGGTGCCGTCCTCACCGGACAGGAAATCGCGGCCATAGGCGCAATCTGCAAGAAGCACGACCTCTGGATCGTGTGCGACGAGGTTTATGAACAGCTGATTTTCGGCGATGCTTTTGCCTCTCCTTTCGATATGCCGGAGTTGGCAGAGCGTACCATCGTCGTCTCTTCGATTTCCAAATCCCACGCGGCGCCGGGCTTCCGCAGCGGCTGGGCAGCGGGACCGGAAGAGTTCTGCGAGAAACTTCTGCCCGTGTCGGAAACCATGCTGTTTGGCGTGCAGCCCTTCATCTCTGACATGACTGCACTGGCGCTCTCCCGCCCCTTCGAGACGGCAGGCATCATGCGCGACAATTACAGCCGCCGTGCCGAGATCGTTCAGAAGACGCTGGCCGGCAGCAACCTCCTGAAGCCCATGATGCCGGAAGGCGGCATGTTTGTGGTGGTGGATGTTACCGCCACCGGTCTTGGAGGCGCCGACTATGCCTGGGAGCTGTTGCGCAAGGAGCAGGTGGCAGTCATGCCAGGCTCTTCCTTCGGCCATCAGGCGGCAGGGTTCATCCGGATTTCACTCACCGTTCCGGATGATGTGCTGGAGGAAGCGGTCCGCCGCATGGCAAACCTTGCCGGGCGGCTGGCCGCCATGCCCGCCGAAGAACGGGCGCATCTGGGCGCCTGA